Proteins from one Impatiens glandulifera chromosome 2, dImpGla2.1, whole genome shotgun sequence genomic window:
- the LOC124924823 gene encoding uncharacterized protein LOC124924823 — translation MQAHPIKLVSRLDPIRFLFQRTLLSPRLAKWMMMISEYDITYTVQKSIKGSIVADFLADQPITVGDDDEEMVFPDDEIMVVQSETWKLMFDGASGRQGYDIGILLIDPAGTYNPTSVKLSYSVTNNEAEYEACIAGIKLASEKRISRLEVIGDSNLVISQANGDWQVKGDNLKPYHSFLMRLIAKFESVVFIHASRSQLFR, via the coding sequence atgcaagcccacccAATCAAGCTAGTGTCAAGACTCGATCCCATTCGTTTCTTGTTTCAAAGAACTCTTCTTTCGCCGCGTCTtgctaaatggatgatgatgatttcagaATATGACATCACGTATACCGTGCAAAAGTCAATCAAGGGGAGCATAGTGGCTGATTTCCTAGCTGATCAACCAATCACCGTTGGAGACGATGACGAAGAGATGGTCTTTCCAGATGATGAGATCATGGTTGTTCAATCCGAAACGTGGAAGTTAATGTTCGATGGCGCATCGGGCAGACAGGGTTACGACATTGGTATCCTTTTGATCGATCCTGCTGGCACGTATAATCCTACTTCTGTTAAGTTGAGTTATAGTGTCACCAACAACGAGGCTGAGTACGAAGCATGCATTGCTGGGATCAAGTTAGCTAGCGAGAAGAGGATTAGCAGATTGGAGGTTATTGGAGACTCGAATCTTGTAATCTCACAAGCCAATGGGGATTGGCAGGTCAAAGGCGACAATCTTAAACCTTATCATTCTTTTCTCATGCGTTTAATCGCCAAATTCGAAAGTGTTGTTTTCATCCATGCTTCAAGGAGTCAACTGTTTCGCTGA